Genomic segment of Thermomicrobiales bacterium:
CCGGTCGACAAGCCGGAAACGCTGCTGGTCACATCTCCGTACTACGAGCCGGACATCACCATCGAGCAGGTCGAGGTTGATACCAATCTGCCGCGTGGGCTGGCGCGTGTCATCAGTAACTACGGACTGGAGAACGGCGAACGCTGGGGCATCGTTGGCGAGGAGTTCATGCCGGTCCTGCTCTACAACGACATCCGCGTTGCCCTGCCGTATTGCAGCTTCTACTTCGCCGACGACATCCTCTGGACGATGCGGACGACGAAGGACGAGATGGAGCAGCAGATCCTGCGCGAGGCGGCCAGGATCGCCGACGCCGGCGCTGAAACCGCCATGCAGGCATACCGCGCCGGTCGCACCGAACAGGATGTCGTTAACGACGTTGATCGCACGCTGCGCTCGCTCGGCGCGACGAATACCTCGCTCACCTGCCAGAGCGGCGTCTATCGATCCGGCGAGCCGCTGATCCGCCCGTTCGCTACCGACAGGGTGTTGGAGCGCGGCGACATGGCGCAGATGGAGATTCGCGGCAGCTATCGCGGCTACGGATTCGACATCTGCCGCTCGGCCGTCGTCGGCCCGCCGAACGACACCCAGCGGCACATGTTCGAGACGGTCGATCGTATGCTGGACGCGAACTTTGCCACGGCCGCGCC
This window contains:
- a CDS encoding M24 family metallopeptidase, with product MTETANLAIPLESYAARRQRCRVEASARSFAGLIVLSRDPDRAGNGLYLANHRPIAGSHPSMYEQRGRGYCAVIIPVDKPETLLVTSPYYEPDITIEQVEVDTNLPRGLARVISNYGLENGERWGIVGEEFMPVLLYNDIRVALPYCSFYFADDILWTMRTTKDEMEQQILREAARIADAGAETAMQAYRAGRTEQDVVNDVDRTLRSLGATNTSLTCQSGVYRSGEPLIRPFATDRVLERGDMAQMEIRGSYRGYGFDICRSAVVGPPNDTQRHMFETVDRMLDANFATAAP